A section of the Sphaerodactylus townsendi isolate TG3544 linkage group LG11, MPM_Stown_v2.3, whole genome shotgun sequence genome encodes:
- the LOC125441171 gene encoding zinc finger protein OZF-like, with translation MRVPAPVTLDDITVSFSPDEWAELEEWQRALHREVTWENSELVASLGCDIGDIRIKEEEEEEDLKVLLVGAAEETAPQGWKAADQGQPGPWSGHNGRLGEDGSWEELVPRGTFGEVPGAQCPFTCPECRKRFKSKAALQTHRRIHTGERPFACAECGRCFTQRQHLATHLRVHGGEHPFVCATCGCTFRLQKLLLTHQRKVHSSEPPLSCADCGKLFNHRHHLMTHQRVHTGERPFPCPDCGKSFTQKHHLQTHRRSHSGDRPFPCATCGKTFKDRTGVLMHQIVHTGAKPFACQSCSKIFSHKHHLVIHQRVHTGEKPFSCEVCGKQFTQKHHLLSHERIHTGERPYCCEECPRSFKDRITLKLHVRLHTGEKPFSCARCGESFRLRKALLSHQRAHDTPAQLICTECGESFPRMRSLASHRRRKHPSAPASQKPLCIPESQAEGGKDQVEEEQDQRLPHLGLGKTFQADKVCLHSSRESRGLPALEAQTP, from the exons GCCCCAGTGACGCTGGATGACATCACGGTCTCCTTCTCCCCAGACGAGTGGGCAGAGCTGGAGGAATGGCAGCGAGCCCTTCACCGCGAAGTCACGTGGGAGAACTCCGAGCTGGTCGCCTCTCTGG GTTGTGATATTGGAGACATCAGAatcaaggaggaagaggaggaggaagatctgAAAGTGCTGTTGGtgggagcagcagaagagacCGCTCCGCAGGGCTGGAAGGCAGCTGACCAAGGTCAACCTGGACCATGGAGTGGGCACAATGGACGcttgggggaggatggcagctgGGAGGAGCTGGTGCCCCGGGGAACCTTTGGGGAGGTGCCGGGGGCCCAGTGCCCATTCACCTGCCCAGAGTGCAGGAAGCGTTTCAAGAGCAAAGCAGCCCTGCAGACCCACAGGCGGATCCACACAGGGGAGCGGCCCTTTGCCTGTGCCGAGTGCGGGCGGTGCTTCACCCAGCGGCAGCACCTGGCCACTCACCTGCGGGTGCATGGGGGGGAGCACCCTTTTGTCTGCGCCACCTGCGGCTGCACCTTCCGCCTACAGAAGCTGCTCCTGACACACCAGAGGAAAGTCCACTCCAGTGAGCCGCCCTTGTCGTGTGCCGACTGCGGCAAGCTCTTTAACCACAGACACCACCTGATGACCCACCAGCGGGTGCACACTGGGGAGCGCCCCTTCCCCTGCCCTgactgtgggaagagcttcaccCAGAAGCACCACCTGCAGACCCACCGGCGCAGCCATTCCGGGGACCGGCCCTTCCCTTGTGCAACGTGTGGCAAGACCTTCAAGGACCGCACGGGCGTCTTGATGCATCAGATTGTGCACACTGGAGCAAAGCCCTTTGCCTGCCAAAGCTGCAGCAAGATCTTCAGCCACAAGCACCATCTGGTGATCCACCAGCGCGTCCACACCGGCGAGAAGCCTTTCTCCTGCGAGGTGTGTGGGAAGCAGTTCACCCAGAAGCACCACCTCCTCAGCCACGAGCGCATCCACACAGGGGAGCGCCCTTATTGCTGCGAGGAATGTCCCCGCAGCTTCAAGGACCGCATAACCCTCAAGTTGCACGTGCGGCTCCACACGGGCGAGAAGCCGTTTTCTTGCGCTCGCTGCGGAGAGAGTTTCCGGCTGCGGAAGGCGCTGCTCTCACACCAGCGGGCCCACGACACCCCTGCGCAGCTCATCTGCACGGAATGCGGGGAGAGTTTCCCACGTATGCGGAGCCTGGCCAGCCACAGGCGGCGGAAACACCCGTCAGCACCAGCCTCCCAGAAGCCTCTCTGCATCCCTGAGTCCCAGGCCGAAGGGGGGAAGGACCAGGTGGAGGAGGAACAGGACCAGAGGCTGCCCCACCTGGGTCTGGGGAAAACATTCCAGGCAGACAAGGTTTGCCTGCACTCAAGCAGAGAGTCCCGGGGTCTGCCAGCTCTGGAGGCTCAAACACCATGA